A stretch of the Medicago truncatula cultivar Jemalong A17 chromosome 5, MtrunA17r5.0-ANR, whole genome shotgun sequence genome encodes the following:
- the LOC11409903 gene encoding exocyst complex component SEC8: MGIFDDLPLPPEKAYLREELSRIDETWTVARFDSLPHVVHILTSKDRDAAAQYLKEQSDVVEEVVDEVVQSYHSGFNRAIQNYSQILRLFSESTESIGVLKVDLTEAKKHLSARNKQLHQLWYRSVTLRHIISLLDQIEDIAKVPARIEKLIAEKQYYAAVQLHLQSMMMLERGLQTVGALQDVRSDLTKLRGVLFYKILEDLHAHLYNKGEYSASCSTMLENDDDVPTTISVALTAHNSQPLSRRTKSFKGDNQNGLQIDGSYNRGSFDGNDEEGTLVSSEEATLDGDMENMKITGSDVTKDASGALRQMPTWLSNSTPDEFLETIRKSDAPLYVKYLQTMVECLCMLGKVSAAGAMICQRLRPTIHEIITSKIKAHADLLNSSRSSIVHGSRAGTGDLHFIKGQLESYQLPKQKRKNGISIAGTLLAVSPVSPLMAPGGKAQIATKELLDSILDAVVRIFENHVIVGELLEAKVSQHVDMNTPKSVPVDVSWNPDSETSQVTGGYSISFSLTVLQSECQQLICEILRATPEAASADAAVQTARLASKVPSKEKRDESENGLTFAFRFTDATISVPNQGVDLVRQGWNRKGPNVVQEGYGSAAVLPEEGIYLAASIYRPVLQFTDKVASMLPTKYSQLSNDGLLAFVENFVKDHFLPTMFVDYRKGVQQAISSPAAFRPRAHVVSTYTSSIEKGRPVLQGLLAIDYLTKEVLGWAQAMPKFANDLVKYVQTFLERTYERCRTSYMEAVLEKQSYMLIGRHDIEKLMRLDPSSGYLPNLQGPFNSESNSYDAETIEAELELSELLLNLRPIKQENLIHDDNKLILLASLSDSLEFVADSVERLGQTTQRATNHVGGKHHSHSDSAPTRSLASFAQDYRKLAVDCLKVLRIEMQLETIFHMQEMTNTEYLDDQDAEEPDDFIISLTAQITRRDEEMAPFISNAKRNYIFGGICGVAANASIKALADMKSINLFGVQQICRNSIALEQALAAIPSINSEVVQQRLDRVRTYYELLNMPFEALLAFITEHAHLFTAAEYAKLLNVLVPGREIPPDAHDRVSEILSL, from the exons ATGGGAATTTTTGATGACTTGCCTTTGCCTCCAGAAAAAGCT TATCTGAGGGAAGAACTCTCTAGGATAGATGAGACTTGGACTGTTGCTCGTTTTGATTCGTTACCTCATGTTGTTCATATTTTGACATCAAAAGATCGTGATGCTGCTGCCCAATATTTGAAAGAGCAAAGTGATGTTGTTGAGGAGGTTGTCGATGAAGTTGTACAATCTTATCATAGCGGTTTTAACAGAGCTATCCAAAACTATTCCCAGATCTTGAGGCTTTTTAGTGAATCCACTGAAAGTATAGGCGTCTTGAAGGTAGATTTGACAGAGGCCAAGAAGCACCTTAGTGCCCGCAATAAGCAATTGCATCAATTATGGTATCGATCAGTCACATTACGACACATAATCTCCTTATTGGATCAAATTGAAGACATTGCTAAGGTTCCAGCTCGTATTGAGAAACTCATTGCAGAGAAGCAATATTATGCTGCAGTTCAATTGCATTTGCAATCCATGATGATGCTTGAGCGAGGTCTCCAAACT GTTGGGGCACTCCAAGATGTCCGTTCTGATTTAACAAAGTTGCGTGGAGTTCTCTTTTATAAGATTTTGGAGGATTTACATGCACATTTATACAACAAAGGTGAATATAG TGCTTCATGCTCAACTATGCTGGAGAATGACGACGATGTTCCCACCACCATTTCTGTTGCACTTACTGCGCATAATTCACAACCTCTGTCTCGAAGAACAAAGTCATTCAAAGGTGACAATCAAAATGGCCTCCAGATTGATGGATCATATAACAGAGG TTCTTTTGATGGCAATGATGAGGAAGGTACTCTGGTTTCAAGTGAAGAAGCTACTTTAGATGGGGATATGGAAAACATGAAAATCACTGGTAGTGATGTCACAAAGGATGCTAGTGGTGCTCTTCGTCAAATGCCAACATGGCTTTCGAATTCGACACCTGATGAATTTCTT GAAACAATTAGAAAGAGTGATGCTCCACTTTATGTGAAGTATCTTCAGACCATGGTTGAGTGTCTGTGTATGCTTGGAAAAGTGTCAGCTGCTGGTGCTATGATTTG CCAAAGATTACGACCAACAATTCATGAAATTATTACATCCAAGATTAAAGCCCATGCAGACCTTTTGAATTCATCAAGGTCTAGCATTGTTCATGGTTCCCGAGCTGGAACAGGTGATCTACACTTCATTAAAGGTCAACTGGAAAGCTACCAGTTGCCAAAACAGAAGCGTAAGAATGGGATATCTATTGCCGGGACTCTGTTGGCTGTAAGCCCTGTTTCCCCTCTCATGGCTCCTGGTGGGAAAGCACAAATTGCTACAAAGGAGCTTCTTGATTCAATTTTGGATGCTGTTGTTCGAATATTTG AGAACCATGTTATTGTTGGGGAGCTGTTGGAAGCAAAAGTCAGTCAGCATGTTGACATGAACACACCAAAATCTGTGCCAGTAGATGTGAGTTGGAACCCTGATTCTGAAACATCTCAAGTCACAGGAGGTTACAGCATAAGTTTCTCCTTGACAGTGTTACAG AGTGAATGCCAACAACTTATATGTGAAATTCTGCGGGCGACTCCAGAAGCTGCATCTGCTGATGCCGCTGTGCAAACAGCCAGACTTGCAAGCAAAGTCCCTTCGAAAGAGAAAAG GGATGAATCAGAAAATGGTCTTACCTTTGCATTTCGCTTTACTGATGCTACAATATCTGTTCCTAATCAGG GAGTTGATCTTGTTCGCCAAGGATGGAATAGGAAAGGTCCCAATGTGGTGCAGGAGGGTTATGGGTCTGCAGCGGTTTTACCTGAGGAGGGCATATATTTAGCAGCATCAATATACCGACCTGTGCTTCAG TTCACAGATAAAGTTGCTTCAATGCTGCCAACAAAGTATTCCCAACTTAG CAATGACGGGTTGCTAGCTTTTGTGGAGAACTTTGTAAAGGACCACTTTTTACCAACTATGTTTGTGGATTACCGAAAAGGCGTACAACAAGCCATATCAA GTCCGGCTGCATTTCGTCCAAGAGCACATGTGGTCAGTACCTATACCTCGTCAATTGAAAAGGGCCGGCCTGTATTACAAGGATTATTGGCTATTGATTACTTGACAAAAGAG GTGCTTGGCTGGGCTCAAGCAATGCCCAAATTTGCTAATGATCTTGTGAAGTATGTGCAAACTTTTCTGGAGAGGACTTATGAAAGATGCCGGACTTCATACATGgag GCTGTTCTTGAAAAGCAGAGTTACATGCTTATTGGGAGGCATGATATTGAGAAATTGATGAGGCTTGACCCCTCAAGTGGGTATTTACCAAATCTGCAAGGTCCTTTTAATTCGGAAAGCAATTCCTATGATGCCGAAACAATTGAGGCTGAACTGGAGCTAAGTGAATTACTGCTAAACTTGCGTCCTATTAAGCAG GAAAACCTAATCCACGATGACAATAAACTTATTTTGTTGGCATCCCTTAGTGACTCACTGGAGTTTGTTGCAGACTCTGTTGAAAG GCTTGGACAGACTACTCAGAGAGCAACAAATCATGTTGGAGGAAAGCATCATAGTCATTCAGACAGCGCACCTACAAGGAGTCTAGCATCATTTGCTCAAGATTATAGAAAATTGGCAGTTGACTGCCTTAAGGTTTTACGCATAGAAATGCAATTGGAAACAATATTTCATATGCAG GAAATGACAAATACAGAATACTTGGATGACCAAGATGCTGAGGAACCAGATGACTTCATCATTTCTCTCACTGCACAG ATAACCCGAAGAGATGAGGAAATGGCTCCTTTTATTTCAAATGCAAAGCGGAATTACATTTTTGGTGGAATTTGTGGGGTTGCAGCAAATGCATCTATTAAG GCTTTGGCGGATATGAAGTCTATTAATCTTTTTGGTGTTCAGCAAATATGTCGAAACTCTATTGCATTGGAACAG GCATTGGCTGCTATTCCATCCATAAACAGTGAAGTTGTGCAACAAAGATTGGATCGAGTCCGCACCTACTATGAACTCTTAAACATGCCATTTGAG GCCCTGCTTGCCTTCATTACAGAACATGCACATTTGTTTACTGCTGCAGA GTACGCCAAACTTCTAAATGTTCTAGTCCCTGGGAGGGAGATTCCTCCCGATGCACATGACCGAGTGTCTGAAATATTATCCTTGTAG
- the LOC11408586 gene encoding protein PLANT CADMIUM RESISTANCE 2 gives MYPPPEQGKPTYNQPPAAATGIPVSYNSTTSAYSGASSDYAPPPPPKPLVEWSTGLCDCCSASSDPRKSCITFWCPCITFGQVAEIIDKGSTSCGASGALYTLICCVIGCPCLYSCFYRSKMRQQYGLKGNDCTDCLIHCCCEACALCQEYRELENRGFNMVIGWHGNVEQRTRGIAMATTTTAPAVEQGMSR, from the exons ATGTATCCACCACCAGAACAAGGAAAGCCAACATACAATCAACCACCAGCAGCAGCCACAGGTATTCCAGTGAGCTACAACAGCACTACATCGGCGTACTCCGGTGCCTCATCGGATTACGCGCCTCCTCCTCCGCCTAAACCTCTAGTTGAATGGTCCACCGGTCTTTGTGATTGCTGCTCTGCCTCATCTGACCCTAGAAAAA GCTGCATAACGTTTTGGTGTCCATGTATCACTTTTGGCCAAGTTGCAGAAATCATTGACAAGGGATCCACTT CATGTGGTGCTAGTGGGGCTTTGTATACATTGATTTGCTGTGTGATTGGGTGTCCTTGTTTGTATTCTTGCTTCTACCGGTCAAAGATGCGACAACAATACGGTTTGAAAGGAAATGATTGTACAGATTGCTTGATTCATTGCTGCTGCGAGGCATGCGCCTTGTGTCAAGAATATCGTGAGCTTGAAAACCGTGGATTTAACATGGTCATTG GGTGGCATGGAAATGTTGAGCAACGGACTAGAGGAATAGCAATGGCTACAACTACAACAGCTCCAGCAGTTGAACAGGGCATGAGTCGTTGA